In the bacterium SCSIO 12741 genome, TGGGAGGCCTAAAAAATAGATTTACCCAAAACCGGCTTGCTACGATCATGAAAAAAGTCCTCGTACTGTATTACTCTCAAACCGGACAGCTCAAGCGAATTCTGGATCGAGTGATGGATACGCTTCAGGAAGACTCCGAGGTGCGCGTAGATTACTGCCGGTATGAACCCGAACAAGCTTTTCCTTTCCCCTGGAACGCCAAAGCCTTTTTTGGAGCTATGCCCGATTGTGTTTTGGAAAACCCAGTGCCGATGAAACCTCTTGTCTTACCCAAAGATCAGGATTATGATCTTATCATTTTGGGCTATCAGGTATGGTTTCTATCCCCTTCTATTCCACTCAATTCTTTGCTAGGAATGCCAGAGGTAGCCGGATTGCTGAAAGACAAACCAGTAGTTACGGTGAGCGGAGGTAGAAACATGTGGATCATGGCGCAGGAATCGGTCAAGAAAAAACTACATGGACTTCAAGCCCAGTTGGTAGGCAACATTGCTTTGGTGGATCACTCTCCCAATTTGGTGAGTGTGGTAACCATTGTTTACTGGCTTTTTCACGGAAAGACAGACAAATTGCTGGGCGTTTTTCCCAAACCCGGCGTTCAGGAAGAAGATATTGAGAATGCCTCATCATTTGGAGACCCAATTCACAAGGCACTTCAACAAGGAAACTATGAGCCTTTGCAAAGGGAGCTTGTAGAGCGTGGAGCTGTTCTGGTAAAGCCCAATATCCTGTCCATGGAAAGCAAAGCCAAGCGGGTTTTTGGTATTTGGGCCAAGCTCATTCAGGGAGCTGGAAAACAAAGTTCCGTGTTGAGAGCAATCCTCCTCAAAATCTTTGAATTTTACCTTTATTTCGTAATCCTGTTTATCTCACCCCTAATTTCAATTTTTTCTACTTTTGGCCGGATATTTGGAAAAGACGCTGTCAGAAGGAAAATTAAGTATTTTTCAGGGGTCAAGATGCAGTGAAGTTTAAGGAGATAGCCGTACATGTCAGAAAGTGTTTACATCAATAAAATATCCCGGTTTTTACCCAACGAACCGGTAAATAATGACGAGGTTGAAGCAAAACTGGGACAGGTTTATGAGCAACCGGCCAAATCGAGAGCCATTGTGCAACGGAGTAACAAGATTCAAACTCGTTACTACGCCCTTGACAACGACCGGAACATAACCCACACCAACGCTCAGCTCGCTGCAGAAGCTGTGAAAGGTTTAGCTGACCAGGGATTTCCCATGGACGATATGGATTTTCTAGCCTGTGGAACCTCTACTCCAGATCAACTACTTCCTTCCCATGCTGCCATGGTACAGGGAGAGATCAAATCCCGCCCTATTGAAGTCAATTCATTTATGGGTGCCTGTGTAACGGGAATGCAAGCCATGAAAAGCGCTTGGATGGCCATTCGTACAGGGGACAAGCAACATGCTGTTTCAACGGGATCAGAAAGATGTTCTACCTGGCTGATGGCCAAGAACTACGAAAAAGAAGCTGAAAACCTGGCTGGGTTATCCCAAAACCCAATGCTGGCTTTTGATAAAGAATTTTTGCGCTGGATGCTTTCCGACGGAGCGGGAGCTGCTCTACTGGAATCGGAGCCCAAAGGAGATCTTCCCCTCAAAGTGGAGTGGATCGACATCTGCTCCTACGCCAATGAGATGGAAAGCTGTATGTATGCCGGTGCTCGTAAAAACGAGGATGGATCGTTAACCGGATGGTCAGAAATGCGGGAGCAGGAATGGCTGGATGAATCCACCTTTGCTTTTAAACAAGACGTAAGATTATTAGGCGGAAACATCATGCAAATTGGCGGGCGTTTCTTTTTTGAGACCTTGCAAAAGCACAACCTCAAGCCTGATGACATTGACTACTTCCTTCCTCACATTTCATCTGAATTCTTCCGAGATAAGCTCAATGCTGAATTGGCTGCTCACGGGGTAGAAATTCCAGCTGAAAAATGGTTTACAAACCTGACTCGGGTTGGAAATGTCGGTGCCGCTTCAATCTACCTAATGTTGGATGAATTAATTCAGTCAGGAGATTTGAAAAAAGGAGATCGCATTTTCCTTTGCGTACCCGAAAGTGCTCGATTCTTGTATGCTTACTCTTTGCTAACCGTTTGCTAAGATGAGCAGCGAGTTGCAATTTCAAGGCCCGGAGATCGGCGAAGAAGCTCTACTTAAGTTTATCCCTCAACGTCCACCCATCGTTATGATGGATCGATTGCTGCACTGGGAAGAAAACAAAACCTCATCGGGTCTAACCATTGCAGACCAAAATCTTTTCTGTTCCAACGGAAAGTTTCTGGAACCTGGCATCATTGAAAACTTTGCGCAAACCATGGCGCTTCGGGTAGGTTATCAATACTTCTTAATGAACGAGCCTGCACCTACAGGATATATTGGAAGTTTCAAAAAACTCAACATTCACCGCCTGCCATCCTCGGGAGAAGAAATTCGCACCGATATCGAAGTCATTCAGGAGATGTTTGGCGTAACGCTGGCCACTGGTAAAATGTACTCTGGAGATGAACTTCTGGCCGAGATCGAAATGAAAACCGTTATTGCCGGAGGAGACTCGAATTGAACGCTTCATTCGTCAAAGAAGACTACTATGGGGGCAAGGTGGTAGACCTACTACCTCATCAACCTCCATTTTTACAGATTTCTTCCCTGACCTTGATGGAAGCCGAAGAAGCCATCACCACACTTGAAGTAAAAGAAGACAACGTAATGGTTTGTCAAGGCCAGCTCACAGAGCCTGGACTTCTGGAGAACATGGCTCAAACGGCCGCTTTGAGTGCAGGCTATTCCTATTTCATTCAAAACCAAGGAAAATTGGTTGACTATCAACCGCCTCTGGGTTATTTAGGAGCCATTAAAAAAGTGGAGTTTCATGAACTTCCATCGGTCAATGAATCCATTGAAACCCACACCACCATTATCAATACCCTACGAAGCGGCGAGACCGACATCTTGTTTGTTAAAGGAAAGATTCGACAAGGCGATCGACTCTGTGCCGAAGGAGAAATTAAGGTGTTTCTCACCTACCCTTAAGCCGAGCCAATTCAGATTACAGGGAAGATTCTTATTTTTGAAGTCGCCCTATGAAAAAAGAGAACATTCCACAGGATGATGCAAAATTGCTGGAAGGCAAAACACGGGATCTCTGCTACGCCGTGGATGAGAATGGCAATTACACCACAGGTTTAAGTACTGGCTGGGATCCTAAAAATGCCGCCCTTCAGCATTCCCTCGACTACTTTAACGAACGTGCCGAAAAGGTCCTCGAAAAAGTACGGGCTGGAAAACAAAGCCTACTCGCCTACCAAATGGAGCGACGCTACATGGACGTTTCCCTTATGGCGGACTACATGGAGCTAACAAAACGCACCGTCAAAAGACACATGCGACCCAAGTATTTTGATGCGCTCGACGAAGAGACTGTTGCCCGGTATGCTGAAAT is a window encoding:
- a CDS encoding dialkylresorcinol condensing enzyme DarA, which encodes MKKVLVLYYSQTGQLKRILDRVMDTLQEDSEVRVDYCRYEPEQAFPFPWNAKAFFGAMPDCVLENPVPMKPLVLPKDQDYDLIILGYQVWFLSPSIPLNSLLGMPEVAGLLKDKPVVTVSGGRNMWIMAQESVKKKLHGLQAQLVGNIALVDHSPNLVSVVTIVYWLFHGKTDKLLGVFPKPGVQEEDIENASSFGDPIHKALQQGNYEPLQRELVERGAVLVKPNILSMESKAKRVFGIWAKLIQGAGKQSSVLRAILLKIFEFYLYFVILFISPLISIFSTFGRIFGKDAVRRKIKYFSGVKMQ
- a CDS encoding beta-ketoacyl-ACP synthase III codes for the protein MSESVYINKISRFLPNEPVNNDEVEAKLGQVYEQPAKSRAIVQRSNKIQTRYYALDNDRNITHTNAQLAAEAVKGLADQGFPMDDMDFLACGTSTPDQLLPSHAAMVQGEIKSRPIEVNSFMGACVTGMQAMKSAWMAIRTGDKQHAVSTGSERCSTWLMAKNYEKEAENLAGLSQNPMLAFDKEFLRWMLSDGAGAALLESEPKGDLPLKVEWIDICSYANEMESCMYAGARKNEDGSLTGWSEMREQEWLDESTFAFKQDVRLLGGNIMQIGGRFFFETLQKHNLKPDDIDYFLPHISSEFFRDKLNAELAAHGVEIPAEKWFTNLTRVGNVGAASIYLMLDELIQSGDLKKGDRIFLCVPESARFLYAYSLLTVC